In Candidatus Contubernalis alkalaceticus, the following proteins share a genomic window:
- the ndk gene encoding nucleoside-diphosphate kinase → MEKTFVMIKPDGVQRNLVGEVIKRFEKKGLKLVAMKMLIISRSLAEEHYKEHVEKPFFEELVSFIISGPAVAMIWEGREAINLARNMLGKTNPSEAAPGTIRGDFGIYTGNNVIHGSDALQSAEREINLFFKTEEILSYTKDLNCWVYGQ, encoded by the coding sequence ATGGAAAAAACTTTTGTAATGATTAAACCTGATGGTGTTCAAAGAAACCTGGTTGGAGAAGTAATTAAAAGGTTTGAGAAAAAAGGTCTCAAGCTGGTGGCCATGAAAATGCTGATTATATCCAGGTCTTTGGCAGAGGAGCATTACAAAGAACATGTTGAGAAGCCTTTTTTTGAAGAACTTGTTTCTTTTATTATTTCTGGTCCTGCGGTGGCTATGATCTGGGAAGGTCGGGAGGCCATAAATCTGGCGAGAAATATGTTGGGGAAAACTAACCCCTCAGAGGCGGCTCCCGGCACAATTAGAGGAGACTTTGGCATTTATACTGGCAATAATGTGATACATGGTTCTGATGCACTCCAGAGTGCGGAGAGAGAAATTAATCTTTTTTTTAAAACAGAAGAGATACTAAGTTACACAAAAGATCTGAATTGCTGGGTGTATGGTCAGTAG
- a CDS encoding DNA methyltransferase produces the protein MTFPFQYFIIYETICKLIPIYYKIKKRVINIMGKDKIKLTKNRCNELDGKTWIRNSISVWDDISKTSEESKLKHPAMFPVSLVEKLLKTFSRRGNTVIDPFMGSGSTLVASAENNRKSVGFDISKEFIQIAEKRLKSFDSDHYRIIQEDARNLLTHLALNSVDLCVTSPPYWNVLREKRSADKKNIRNYGELGEDLGNIENYQQYLNNLTDIFCGVKEVLKPAAYCIVVVMDIRKRSVFFPLHMDLTHKLTELGFLLDDIIIWDRKKEYNNLKPLGFPYVFRVNKVHEYIMIFKKPDS, from the coding sequence TTGACTTTTCCCTTCCAATATTTTATAATTTATGAAACAATATGTAAATTAATACCGATATATTATAAAATCAAAAAAAGGGTTATTAATATTATGGGAAAAGATAAAATCAAACTGACAAAAAACCGATGTAACGAACTAGATGGTAAAACCTGGATTCGTAACAGTATAAGCGTTTGGGATGATATAAGTAAAACTTCAGAAGAGAGCAAGCTAAAACACCCTGCCATGTTTCCTGTTTCCCTGGTGGAAAAGCTTCTAAAAACTTTTTCCCGCAGGGGTAATACGGTTATAGACCCTTTTATGGGAAGTGGAAGCACCCTGGTGGCTTCCGCAGAAAACAATAGAAAATCAGTTGGGTTTGATATCTCTAAAGAATTTATACAAATTGCTGAGAAAAGACTAAAGTCTTTTGATTCCGATCATTATAGAATCATCCAGGAGGACGCCAGAAACCTTTTAACCCACCTGGCCCTAAACTCTGTTGATCTATGTGTTACTTCTCCTCCTTACTGGAATGTGTTAAGGGAAAAAAGAAGCGCAGATAAAAAAAATATTAGAAATTATGGCGAACTGGGAGAAGACCTTGGAAACATAGAAAATTATCAGCAGTATTTAAACAATCTTACGGATATTTTTTGTGGTGTTAAAGAAGTCTTAAAGCCTGCAGCTTATTGTATCGTAGTAGTAATGGATATCCGAAAAAGAAGTGTTTTTTTTCCTCTACACATGGATCTCACTCATAAATTGACAGAACTTGGTTTCCTGCTGGATGATATTATTATCTGGGATAGAAAGAAAGAATACAACAATTTAAAGCCTTTGGGGTTCCCATATGTCTTCAGAGTAAATAAAGTGCATGAATATATCATGATTTTTAAAAAACCTGATTCTTAA